gggaaggggaagtggactTGGCGAAGGACCCCTCCTTCGCCAAGTCcacataggaaggagaaacatcgtctttctgtgcgtcctcttctccgttgattaaaggtaggcaatgcgtctgaatttgcggatgtctaagGGTAATGGTCgtctcgctatttcggcgaatccatgTAGCCGTTTGctcttttgccaccttatgatggATGATTGGATATAAAATTGACACCATCTCACTTCGGTGATACCATTTAGGGGTGGTAAATATCTTTGACTAGCTGTACCCTTACATAATGttatatcttatttcttactaatattattaaaatgcctaagtttagatatatagatgaatatttattagaaggtatctccaaaacggctcaatggatctcgttgaaatttgacatagatgtagtattttttttaattccgctcgaACGGAACGTCGAGGGCAAAATCAAGTAGTTACATATGTgacaaaaaagtgttttacCAGTAACATTTTGCAATTTACGAGTTTTAGGGTAAAATGTAGTTTATCTATACTTTAGGGATTTGTTTGGTATccagtataaatatataatatactagggGTCAACGACTTCGTCaatgcagaattaaaaaatagcctataatattcccgcgtgcatcagctacctttccGTCAAAGTCCCAACAAAAGCCAAACGTActggagattacccggaacaaatgcGACTTTGTagacatacaaaaatttaaaaaaaaaggttttccGTTAGCAAAAGCGCAAATAAATCACGTATACGagatcatttttttatctcgATGGTAACATAGACATTAGTAAATACAGACattcaaattacattaatatacatatatacatacgtGCAGTATCTCTCTGTCGAGCTTGCCGTGCGTGTCGGTGGTGAGCACGTGTCCGGGCGCGCCGCCGCGCAGCCGCAAGTAGTGCGTCTCCCTCACCTCCACCGCGGACACGTCCAGCTGCTCCAGGCAGCGCAGTCTCACACATCCCACCAAGTCGTAGTGCCATATCCAATAACCTGGACGATTTCACTCATTTCAATTGTGAGGAAAAAAAtagcttactatagcaaaaagtgtcgtgacaacttttcgtaagaattttttccgtccagccccctttcacaacgcgcgataaggaacttcgttccaaaaacgaactgtatTTTgtcgcaaataaaattgagcgtaatacgatttaaaaaaagtttcattttactttgcacatttttttatctagagcaagtaaaattaaaccttattaCATAAGTATAAAGCtcaattttgtttgcgatAAAAATCTGCTCTGCTCTCCATCCCGATCTGTGTGAATCCTTAAACACATTGACTGAAATTACTGattattgaattatatataagactagctgtcgcccgcgactccgagcggatttaaaaaaaaatcctcgaACCTCACATCAAAATATGGGAATATGTAGTGAGATTTCAATGCCATTTCattaattgtaaaagaaaacgtTATAGCATTCaaagtgttaataataaattaacacgTAACATACCGTGTAATACAAGCCTCTGAAGTTGGTGGCATTGCCAACACAGCAGTACCAATGGATTCATGTTGAACATTGCGTactgtaacataaaaatacataatataccttaataagttaaaactttgaaataatttatccgGCTTACGAAGGACTACAGGTAAAGTAGTGGgtagttacaaaaaataatgattatttaagaaaaaatagctattgtatttttaatgcttatttttaatattcagttTTATTACCGAGTCATCTCTGACTTCCGCtttcaatatttctttgtcTTCAATGGGGTCGAATGGACTGTCAACCCACACCAGCTCACGAAGAGACTTCTTATAGTAATTAGTCAATTGCTTGATCAACGGGAGATGTAGCTGAAATAAAACGATACTTTACGCgtcacaaattataaaattaatatttacatagtaaaaaaaaaccaaatttttattaagtagcAAGTTctagcccgcgacttcgtcggcgcggaattaaaaaaaatgtagtaagtagattatgcgttcttccagactattttctacgtctgttccaaatttcatcaagatccgttcagccgttccgaagatacattcaaacaaacactgAGTCAATTAAGCCGTTGTACCACAGATTTAGGGGATGCAATTACGCTATACATCATTAAGGAACGGACACACACAATCAAAAAACCCTGTCCATCAGGCAAAAATTACAGCACACTAGTCttaataagtatattattaaaggGACTTACAGTTTTACAAAACATGACCTTCATAGATTTGAGCGGTAATTCCTCTACCAGCACGTTAGACATCACTTTGTTGAACTTGCTCTCCGGCACACAGATCTGATGAAAACAATCTTGTCATTTTATTGGTTACATTTTCGTAAGACATTATTAAAtgactagctgtagcccgcggatccgttcgcgcggagttaaaaaaaaaacaattagtagcctctgtgttcttcaagagaattttttacatctaaatatatgtcaaatttcagttaaattcatctatccatcgatatattcgtatttataaaattagtaagattaaaaacgGCAAACACTGCAAAGGTTTGAAAATTAGTCGAGACCGTTACCGGAGTTTTGACTTGACTGTTAaccgtttttaattattttacacccttgttattattaatggaGGTTTCGACTGGTACTTGTATTGATACTGTCATCTCTTACATTCTCTTTGATAAATCAGAAACAAAATTTGACAATACAAAtgtcatagtttttttttttaattttatgacctGGTAACATAGACCTTTAGGTCAATGTCATAGCTATAGAATTCAAGGTTAGTCATTTCAATTAGACCGAGGCAAAGAGTAGAgcagtttttttgtaaataaaattgaaacttaCCATATTAATGCAAATATTAAGTCCGTTTGGATACAGATCGTTCAAATTCCCCCAATCCAGCGGTTTGCGTTTCAGATTCGTTTTGTTCGTGATATTAATGTTGAAGTACTTGAAGTGCTTGAGATGTGACAAACAAGTCACCACTTCTGAACTAACGTGGTCGTATTCGATAGTTAAATTCTGaaaccgaaaaaaatatatatatataatactagctgcaGTGCGCGATTTCgtctgatttaaaaaaacggaATATCTTTTGCGTTATTCAAGACTGTAACTTACagttgtttaaaatttcataatgatcccttcatccatctaaaatttatAGTACTAAGAGTAACATAGAATAGAACAGAACAAAATAGAATAGAATTGATTCCTCTTTCAAAAAATGTGACAtgttttatgtgaatgtttcggGAGTATGTACTCACTTGAAGCATTGACAAGGCAGTTGTAGCATTGTCCACGTTGACATCTTTTGACGGAGTGAAAACGCTATTGAACGATAAAGCTAACGGGTCGCACTCCTTCTCTAAACACtgcaataaaagaaaacaaaaaatgcatccatctttatataatttcaatctaacgtttaatttaaatagatagaTTACGTGAATACATAATAAacgtcaattttaataaatagcgGTCAATacgctgttttattttttctgttattttgtgaaaactGTGAGATAAAGCGAAGCAATAGCTATCGGTGCATAATTACgtaagaaaatgtattttatagaaaaaagaattaaCAAGTTTTAGAAAAAGATGCTGTTTGTCTATGGTGAAAATATATCAACTTTGGATTGGAACTAAGTAACAAATCATTGTGTTAACTAAATAACTTACCAGTCATTAAATTGTGTTAACTTTCGTGAGAtaaattaagaacggcttaattcACAAATGATCTCTCGGAAAAGGTACCGAcggacccgtcgggggtccatggatccgaaactagtcggtgccgacaccgaaagatcatacgtgagttaagccgttcttaattaatttaaccagACATTATTGGATAACGGTCCATTACCGGAATAACTTACCATATGTTCGTCTTTTTCAATCAACTCTAACGGACTGACTGTACAGCCCATGAGCACCAGCGAATCCAGGTTATTGAACGGCAACGATTCCAAAGTTTTTCTGCAAAATGAAATACATATAAACTAACTAAGTCGTACTAAATATGATCAAAGATTCTTGTAGTTAAACTATTCCTTCATACAGATTACGAATAACTATGATGAAGGATGACTACTTGACGTGGTTAGTTGCATGCTGTTTTATGAACAAAAGGGAGCACATCACAATTTGGTCGgatattttttgacattagGAACAGGACTTAAAGGTTAACTATGgtcaaaggtgggcattaactcgttaatccgttaatcgttaattaacgaagttaacattttccttaacggattaacttttaagttaaattcaaaaagtgttaacgctcttgttaacttccgttaaattctacttccgttaatttagtccgttaattgttccaatagacacttattgacgtgttgtcattttatttaaattatgcatcaggctacattcgtaagttcggctatgttcggcgaccgtcggcgagtcgcatggtgaacgagaacgagagagaacgagaacgaacgagtgtgatgcatgttatacaatacaccgagcggccgggatagacgtgatcaaaagagtaccacagaatccttgttagaaaataatgacgatttaaacaaacttacctctatcaaatattgcgaagtttagtcgctagacaccttctaagtttattaattatttcatatttacacaaatgtctcgaaaagtctttattacattttattcacattaaaactggttttcatttatttaacatcact
This genomic window from Papilio machaon chromosome 25, ilPapMach1.1, whole genome shotgun sequence contains:
- the LOC106711241 gene encoding uncharacterized protein LOC106711241; the protein is MLMDWGNLPLLPLRCVLGHLRTKDALAASSVCRHWRSALLMFGGRMDTLKLRVSDMDRSCFLTRVFRKQVKQIYIYIDSSPEDLQLFMSNVFTQFYDMKMIKEITFIGPIYLQEESYSPVFMLKRKTLESLPFNNLDSLVLMGCTVSPLELIEKDEHMCLEKECDPLALSFNSVFTPSKDVNVDNATTALSMLQNLTIEYDHVSSEVVTCLSHLKHFKYFNINITNKTNLKRKPLDWGNLNDLYPNGLNICINMICVPESKFNKVMSNVLVEELPLKSMKVMFCKTLHLPLIKQLTNYYKKSLRELVWVDSPFDPIEDKEILKAEVRDDSYAMFNMNPLVLLCWQCHQLQRLVLHGYWIWHYDLVGCVRLRCLEQLDVSAVEVRETHYLRLRGGAPGHVLTTDTHGKLDREILHHINKYMNVKWKPRTWRKLHRAVRGVASHDDRVDFILQEAKQTYSIV